A stretch of the Brachyhypopomus gauderio isolate BG-103 unplaced genomic scaffold, BGAUD_0.2 sc49, whole genome shotgun sequence genome encodes the following:
- the LOC143487657 gene encoding NLR family CARD domain-containing protein 3-like: MISGYQQKLKCKLLEKYKKITGISDHGSSILLNEIFTELYITEGGSGDVNNEHEVRQIETASRRPATQEKPIKCNDLFKDKPIRTVLTKGVAGIGKTVSVQKFILDWAEGRANQDVHFIFPLPFRELNLMKEKKFSLMDLLHHFFPETKTLQLIDCDAYKVIFIFDGLDECRLPLNFQNNESLSDITGPTSVDVLLTNLIKGDLLLSALLWITSRPAAANQIPPECVDLVTEVRGFSDSQKEEYFRKRISDQILANKVISHMKSSRSLYIMCHIPVFCWIAASVLERMLDEAESGEIPKTLTQMFTRFLIFNIKHKDRKYHGKTDTDPHQTRNIVLALGKLAFQQLEKGNLIFYEEDLRECGIDVKEVSVYSGVCTQIFRKEFELHLEKVFSFVHLSVQEFLAALYAFLSFISNKTNVLEHKKKTLFKRSRISTMSDFLKNAVDKALQSENGHLDLFLRFLLGLSLESNQTLLRGLLTQTGSSSHSTEETVKYIKEKIRKKLPPEKSINLFHCLNELNDHSLVQEVQTYLNRGSDPRLHRAKLSPAQWSALAFVLLKSEEELDEFVLSKYDRSEECLLRLMPVVTASRKADLSDCSIKEEGCAALCSALRSNPSSHLRELNLNNSEPGDLGVKQLSALLEDPHCTLEKLHLSNCSITEEGCAALCSALRSNPSSHLRELKLYYNKPGDSGVKELSALLKDPHCTLEILDLSYCSITEEGCAALCSALRSNPSSHLREL, translated from the exons ATGATCTCTGgatatcagcaaaagctcaaATGCAAACTACTggagaaatataaaaaaattacaggAATTTCAGATCATGGAAGCTCAATTCTTCTGAATGAGATCTtcacagagctctacatcacagagggagggagtggagacgtcaataatgaacatgaggtgagacagattgagacagcatccaggagaccagcaacacaggagaaacccatcaaatgtaatgacctCTTTAAAGACAAACCCATCAGAACAGTGCTAACTAAAGGAGTTGCTGGAATTGGGAAAacagtctctgtgcagaagttcattctggactgggctgaaggaagagccaatcaggacgtccacttcatatttccacttccttttagggagctgaatttgatgaaggagaaaaagtTCAGTCTGATGGATCTGCTTCATCACTTTTTcccagaaacaaaaacattacaGTTAATAGACTGTGATGCTTATAAAGTCATTttcatctttgatggtctggatgagtgtcgACTTCCTCTAAATTTCCAGAACAATGAGAGCTTATCGGACATAACAGGACCGACCTCAGTGGACgtgctgctgacaaacctcatcaagggggatctgcttctctctgctctcctctggataacctctcgaccagcagcagccaatcagatccctcctgagtGTGTTGACCTGGTAACAGAGGTACGAGGGTTTAGTGACTctcagaaagaggagtacttcagAAAGAGAATCAGTGATCAGATCCTGGCCAATAAAGtcatctcacacatgaagtcatcaagaagtctctacatcatgtgccacattccagtcttctgttggattgcagcctctgttctagagaggatgttggatgaagcagagagtggagagatccccaagactctgactcagatgttcacacGCTTCCTGATCTTTAACATCAAACACAAGGACAGAAAGTACCATGGAAAAACTGACACTGATCCTCACCAGACTAGAAATATTGTTctggcactgggaaaactggctttccaacagctggaaaagggcaacctgatcttctatgaggaagacctgagagagtgtGGCATTGATGTCAAAGAAGTGTCAGTGTACTCAGGAGTGTGCACCCAGATCTTCAGAAAGGAGTTTGAACTGCACCTGGAgaaggtgttcagctttgtacatctgagtgttcaagagtttctggctgctttatatgcatttctctccttcatctccaacaaaacaaatgtgttggaacataaaaagaaaacactcTTTAAAAGATCAAGAATATCAACAATGTCTGACTTCCTTAAAAACgcagtggacaaggccttacagagtgagaatggacacctggaccttttcctccgcttccttctgggtctctcactggagtccaatcagactctcttacgaggtctactgacacagacaggaagcagctctcACAGCACAGAGGAAACAGTCAAGTACATCAAGGAGAAAATCAGGAAGAAGCTCCCCCCAGAGAAAtccatcaatctgttccactgtctgaatgaactgaatgatcattctctaGTGCAGGAAGTTCAAACATACCTGAACAGAGGAAGTGACCCTCGTCTCCATAGAGCAAaactctctcctgctcagtggtcagctctggCGTTTGTGTTGCTGAAATCAGAAGAGGAGCTAGATGAGTTTGTCCTGAGTAAATATGACAGATCAGAGGAATGTCTACTGAGACTGATGCCAGTGGTCACAGCATCCAGAAAAGCTGA tctgtctgactgcagtattaaagaggaaggctgtgctgctctgtgttcagctctgaggtcaaacccctcatcacacctgagagagctgaatctgaacaacAGTGAACCAGGAGACttaggagtgaagcagctctctgctctactggaggatccacactgtacactggagaaactaca tctgtctaactgcagtattacagaggaaggctgtgctgctctgtgttcagctctgaggtcaaacccctcatcacacctgagagagctgaaactttactacaataaaccaggagactcaggagtgaaggagctctctgctctactgaaggatccacactgtacactggagatactaga